In a single window of the Rhodoferax saidenbachensis genome:
- a CDS encoding heme-degrading domain-containing protein produces the protein MTSTTDLERLAHQEERLQFHTFDQSTAWALGTLIKELSEARRVALTIEIRLAKETVFFYAMPGTGPGNADWARRKRNTVELLHTSSYAVGLKLEAENTSLEAKQGLPLRDYASHGGSFPIRVRGVGVVGVATVSGIPQREDHGMVVQALAELCGVPLAEVALD, from the coding sequence ATGACCAGCACCACCGACCTCGAACGCCTGGCCCACCAGGAAGAACGCCTGCAGTTCCACACCTTTGACCAGAGCACCGCCTGGGCGCTGGGCACGCTGATCAAGGAGCTGAGTGAAGCACGCCGTGTGGCACTGACCATCGAGATCCGGCTGGCGAAAGAGACGGTGTTTTTTTACGCCATGCCGGGCACCGGCCCTGGCAATGCCGACTGGGCACGGCGCAAGCGCAACACGGTGGAACTGCTGCACACCAGCTCCTACGCCGTGGGCCTGAAGCTGGAAGCCGAGAACACCTCGCTGGAAGCCAAACAGGGCCTGCCGCTGCGGGACTACGCGAGCCACGGCGGCAGTTTTCCGATCCGTGTACGGGGTGTGGGCGTGGTCGGGGTTGCGACCGTGTCCGGAATTCCGCAGCGCGAAGACCACGGCATGGTGGTGCAGGCGCTGGCAGAGTTGTGCGGCGTTCCGCTGGCCGAAGTGGCGCTGGACTGA
- a CDS encoding ketopantoate reductase family protein, with product MKVAVMGAGAVGCYYGGMLARAGHTVTLIARPTHVQAIAANGLRMETKTFDEQVRLAASSEASAVRGTDLVLFCVKSTDTEAAGAQILPHLAPDTLVLCLQNGVDNAERLQAVLTNHTVAAAVVYVATEMAGPGHVKHHGRGDLVVEPSAAAVAPALVAAAVPTVVSDNVRGALWLKLILNCAYNAVSAITQLPYGKTAIGEGVQDLMRDVVNECLAVAKAEGVQVAGDVNAAIRMIFDTMPGQFSSTAQDLARGKKSEIDYLNGLVVRRGQARGIATPANRVLWSLVKLLESKQG from the coding sequence TTGAAAGTCGCCGTTATGGGCGCAGGCGCCGTGGGTTGTTATTACGGCGGCATGCTGGCCCGCGCCGGCCACACCGTCACGCTGATCGCCCGGCCCACACATGTGCAGGCGATTGCGGCGAATGGCCTGCGCATGGAGACAAAAACCTTTGACGAACAAGTGCGCCTGGCGGCAAGCAGCGAGGCCAGCGCCGTGCGGGGCACCGACCTGGTGCTGTTCTGCGTCAAGTCCACCGACACCGAAGCTGCTGGCGCACAAATCCTGCCGCATCTGGCGCCCGACACGCTGGTGCTGTGCCTGCAAAACGGCGTGGACAACGCCGAGCGCCTGCAGGCCGTTCTGACTAACCATACCGTGGCGGCCGCCGTGGTCTATGTGGCGACCGAGATGGCCGGCCCCGGCCATGTGAAGCACCACGGGCGTGGCGACCTGGTGGTCGAACCGTCTGCCGCCGCCGTGGCCCCAGCGCTGGTGGCCGCTGCGGTGCCCACCGTGGTGTCGGATAACGTGCGCGGCGCGCTGTGGCTCAAGCTGATTCTTAACTGCGCCTACAACGCGGTGTCCGCCATCACCCAGTTGCCCTACGGCAAGACCGCGATAGGCGAGGGTGTGCAGGACCTGATGCGCGACGTGGTTAATGAATGCCTGGCGGTGGCAAAGGCCGAAGGTGTGCAGGTGGCAGGCGACGTAAACGCCGCCATTCGCATGATCTTTGACACCATGCCCGGACAGTTTTCCTCCACCGCGCAAGACCTGGCGCGTGGCAAGAAAAGCGAGATCGATTACCTCAACGGCCTGGTGGTACGCCGCGGCCAAGCGCGGGGCATTGCCACACCGGCGAATCGCGTCTTGTGGTCGCTGGTGAAGCTGCTGGAGAGCAAGCAGGGGTAG
- a CDS encoding MarR family winged helix-turn-helix transcriptional regulator, translating to MARLHATAGAPVVRICEGGHGVTRREWRLLLVLAQYGAMSSSDLAQAAQLEWGLVSKTLGRLQTKGLVSRTPKPNDRRRVLIALTEKGTLVYQQVFPKVIDINRTLLTVLSDSQLEQLDTILSLLQQRADDPAWLDDLPKSQRRLGGRN from the coding sequence GTGGCCCGCTTGCATGCCACTGCCGGAGCGCCCGTTGTACGTATCTGCGAAGGCGGCCATGGCGTTACGCGACGTGAATGGCGTCTCTTGCTCGTGCTTGCGCAATATGGAGCCATGTCTTCATCCGACCTGGCACAGGCTGCCCAACTGGAGTGGGGGCTCGTGTCCAAAACACTGGGACGCCTGCAAACAAAAGGCTTGGTCTCTCGCACGCCAAAACCGAATGACCGGCGCAGGGTTCTCATTGCACTGACGGAGAAAGGTACGCTGGTGTACCAGCAAGTGTTCCCGAAGGTGATTGATATCAACCGCACCCTGCTCACTGTGCTGTCGGACTCCCAACTGGAGCAGTTGGATACTATTTTGTCGCTGCTGCAACAAAGGGCGGATGATCCCGCCTGGCTGGATGATCTGCCAAAGTCCCAACGGCGTCTGGGTGGTCGCAACTAG
- a CDS encoding Bug family tripartite tricarboxylate transporter substrate binding protein has protein sequence MASIVSASLASAQSWPDKVIKIIVPLPPGGPSDIVLRSAMEKMQPILKQPLVLENKPGANGNLGAAEVARATPDGYTWLWTTDTTITVNPHVYEKMQFKVTDLEPVIRASSFSQILVCNPNVGVKTLTDLVRKAKEKELSYASGGPGSPGHLTTELLKATAGIQMLHVPYKGPAPAMQDMLGGQVECGFLAGPTVLPHVRAGRLTALAISGSKRSLLLPEVPTVAESGYPGFDATFSLLLFAPKGTPAATVQSMQSAMVAALKTPDLIEKLRLSDQEVIASSGAEAAQRLAADSKKWGDVARRIKLVLE, from the coding sequence GTGGCATCCATTGTGAGTGCTTCGCTCGCTTCAGCCCAAAGCTGGCCCGACAAAGTCATCAAAATTATTGTTCCCCTGCCTCCAGGTGGACCTAGCGACATCGTATTGCGCTCGGCCATGGAGAAGATGCAGCCGATTTTGAAGCAGCCTTTGGTGCTTGAAAACAAGCCCGGCGCGAACGGCAATCTCGGTGCTGCTGAGGTAGCGCGTGCCACGCCCGATGGCTACACCTGGCTATGGACCACCGACACGACGATCACGGTGAACCCCCACGTGTACGAGAAGATGCAGTTCAAGGTGACCGATCTGGAGCCCGTCATCCGGGCCAGTTCATTCAGCCAGATACTGGTGTGCAACCCCAATGTGGGGGTAAAAACTTTGACCGATTTGGTCCGAAAAGCCAAAGAGAAGGAGTTAAGTTATGCCTCTGGTGGTCCGGGCTCTCCAGGGCATTTGACGACGGAGCTTCTCAAGGCAACGGCGGGCATCCAAATGCTGCATGTTCCTTACAAGGGCCCCGCGCCTGCCATGCAAGACATGCTGGGCGGACAGGTGGAGTGCGGCTTTCTTGCAGGGCCGACCGTGTTGCCGCACGTGCGCGCAGGCCGCTTGACCGCACTGGCCATTTCGGGTTCAAAGCGTTCCCTGTTGTTGCCCGAAGTGCCGACCGTGGCCGAGTCAGGTTACCCCGGATTTGATGCAACTTTTTCGCTGCTATTGTTTGCCCCGAAAGGGACACCTGCAGCGACGGTGCAAAGCATGCAGTCAGCCATGGTGGCAGCACTCAAAACACCCGACCTCATTGAGAAACTGCGGCTGAGTGACCAGGAAGTAATCGCCAGCAGCGGTGCTGAGGCTGCACAGCGCCTTGCAGCAGATTCCAAAAAATGGGGCGACGTTGCCCGCCGGATCAAGCTCGTACTTGAATAA
- a CDS encoding sulfatase family protein, protein MTMDIKRPNIIFIVADDLGFADLGCYGGRDAQFGPVSPVLDELAAAGLRFTQGYSNSPVCSPTRFALMTARYQYRLRGAAEEPINGRSKGSTLLGLSPDHPTLPSQLRAAGYHTALIGKWHLGYPPHFSPLRSGYEEFFGPMSGGVDYFSHAGTNGQHDLYCGEEEKMEVGYLTDLLSQRAVDYVQRMAPTASQDKPFFLSLHYTAPHWPWETREDHALVADIKSNLFHLDGGNIHTYQRMIHHMDEGIGWIVNALKETGQLDNTLIVFTSDNGGERFSDSWPLVGGKMDLTEGGIRVPWIAHWPVAVPAGTVTTQQCMTMDWSATLLELGGAVMPSGYAPDGVSLARVLRNPAANFSTALYWRMNHRGQRALREGDWKYLRVDGNDYLFNIPADERERANLAKKQPDRLANMRNQWEDWNATMPPIPEDATVSLGYSAKDMPQR, encoded by the coding sequence ATGACCATGGATATAAAACGCCCCAACATCATCTTCATCGTGGCCGATGACCTGGGGTTTGCAGACCTGGGTTGTTATGGCGGACGCGATGCGCAATTTGGTCCTGTGTCGCCCGTACTGGACGAATTGGCGGCGGCAGGATTGCGGTTTACGCAAGGCTATTCCAACTCGCCGGTGTGCTCACCGACACGCTTTGCGCTGATGACGGCACGTTATCAATACCGCTTGCGCGGGGCAGCAGAAGAACCCATCAATGGACGCAGCAAAGGCAGCACACTCCTGGGCCTGTCGCCGGACCATCCCACCCTTCCATCGCAACTGCGGGCTGCGGGTTATCACACGGCGCTTATCGGGAAATGGCATCTGGGCTATCCCCCACATTTCAGTCCCTTGCGGTCTGGCTACGAAGAATTTTTCGGCCCCATGTCCGGTGGTGTGGACTATTTCTCCCATGCGGGGACCAATGGGCAACACGACCTGTATTGCGGCGAAGAGGAAAAAATGGAGGTGGGTTACCTGACCGACCTGCTGTCCCAACGCGCAGTAGACTATGTGCAGCGCATGGCTCCAACAGCATCGCAAGACAAACCGTTCTTCCTGAGTCTGCACTACACAGCGCCGCATTGGCCATGGGAAACACGGGAAGACCACGCACTCGTAGCCGACATAAAAAGCAACCTGTTTCATTTGGATGGCGGCAATATCCATACCTACCAACGCATGATCCACCACATGGACGAAGGTATTGGCTGGATCGTCAACGCGCTGAAAGAGACCGGCCAGCTCGACAACACCTTGATCGTTTTCACCAGCGACAACGGTGGCGAACGGTTTAGCGACAGCTGGCCATTGGTGGGGGGCAAGATGGATTTAACCGAGGGCGGAATACGCGTCCCCTGGATTGCCCATTGGCCGGTGGCTGTTCCTGCAGGAACCGTGACGACGCAGCAGTGCATGACGATGGACTGGTCGGCGACCCTGCTGGAATTGGGCGGCGCCGTCATGCCATCAGGCTACGCGCCAGATGGCGTATCGCTGGCCCGCGTATTGCGAAACCCCGCGGCAAACTTCAGCACGGCCTTGTACTGGCGCATGAACCACCGCGGTCAACGTGCCCTGCGTGAGGGTGACTGGAAATATTTGCGGGTGGACGGCAATGACTACCTTTTCAACATTCCCGCCGATGAGCGGGAGCGCGCCAACCTTGCAAAAAAGCAGCCAGACCGCCTTGCGAACATGCGCAACCAATGGGAAGACTGGAATGCAACGATGCCACCCATCCCCGAAGACGCGACCGTGAGCCTAGGTTATTCGGCCAAGGATATGCCACAACGCTGA
- a CDS encoding EVE domain-containing protein, whose product MRNYWLMKAEPAEASVDDVLAMPQATVPWTGVRNYQARNFMRDGMQVGDGVLFYHSSCAEPGIVGIARVASGAYTDPTQFDAQSPYFDAASKPEAPRWILVDVQVVRKTRNLTLPELRADAALVDLIVLKKGNRLSITPVEPEHWRTILQRLDCPDL is encoded by the coding sequence ATGCGCAACTACTGGCTCATGAAAGCCGAACCCGCCGAAGCGTCTGTCGACGATGTACTCGCTATGCCGCAGGCCACCGTGCCCTGGACCGGCGTGCGCAACTACCAGGCCCGCAACTTCATGCGCGATGGCATGCAGGTGGGTGACGGCGTGTTGTTTTACCACTCCAGTTGTGCGGAGCCGGGCATCGTGGGCATTGCGCGCGTGGCGTCTGGCGCCTATACCGACCCCACGCAGTTCGACGCCCAATCGCCCTACTTCGACGCGGCCAGTAAACCCGAGGCGCCGCGCTGGATCCTGGTGGATGTGCAAGTGGTGCGCAAGACGCGCAACCTCACCCTGCCCGAGCTGCGCGCCGATGCGGCACTGGTAGACCTGATCGTGCTGAAAAAAGGCAACCGCCTGTCCATCACCCCGGTGGAACCCGAGCACTGGCGCACCATCCTGCAGCGGCTGGACTGCCCGGATTTGTAA